In the Alistipes provencensis genome, CCCATCACCAGCGGATAGAGTTCGTCGAGATGTCCCGTCGCTCCGTCGCGCTGTGCCGCCAGCATTTCGCGCAGCCACCCCGAAGGCGAGATGCTGCCGAGCGGCAGTTCCACGAAAGCCTGCGGCTGAAGGGGGGCGCGGCTTCCCCCGTAATTGACATTTTGCGGAGTCCCGGCCCCGGTCCCGCATGAAACGAGCGTTGCGGCCAGCATCCCGGCGGCCGTCCATAATCCGATAGTTCGTTTTAATTCCATGAGTAGTTTTGTTGCAAAATTAATTCGAAACAAAAATAAACCATCCCGGGAGATTCTATCGGAACCATCCTGTCAAAACACCGGACAAATCGTTCATCTGCGCCTCCGGTGCTTCTGCGGTGGGTATAAATACCCGGGGATGCGGAAATATACGATAATTTTTTCTATCTTTATTCGGTCGAACAACTTAAAAAACGCGCTTATGAAATTCTTTATCGACACAGCCAATCTGGAACAGATCCGCCGCGCCCATTCGCTGGGCGTTCTCGACGGCGTGACGACCAATCCGTCGCTGATGGCCAAGGAGAACGTCCGGGGCGAGGAGGCCTGCTTCCGCCGTTACATCGAAATCTGCCGCATCGTGGACGGCGACGTCAGCGCCGAGGTGATCTCGACGGATTTCGACGGCATGGTCCGCGAGGGTGAACGCCTTGCCGGACTGCATCCCAATATCGTCGTGAAACTCCCCTGCACCGCCGACGGAATCCGCGCCGTGAACTACTTCGCCGGGAAGAACATCCGCACCAACTGTACGCTGGTCTTCTCCGTCGGGCAGGCCCTGCTGGCCGCGAAAGCTGGGGCCACCTATGTTTCGCCTTTCGTCGGGCGTCTGGACGACATTTCCGAGGACGGCGTGGCGCTCGTGGCCCATATCGTGCGTGTCTACCGTTATTACGGTTATAGGACTCAGGTGCTCGCCGCGTCGATCCGCCATACGCAGCACATCATCCAATGTCTCGACGCCGGTGCCGACGTGGCGACCTGCCCGCTGGCGGCCATCGAAGGATTGCTCAACCATCCGCTGACGGATCAGGGACTGGCGAAGTTCCTCGCCGACCATGCCAAAGTAAACCGATAATGCAAGCCTATACTTATATTGAACGCGGACGCTTCGAATTCCGCGAGAAACCGAAACCCGAACTGCTGGACCCGCGTGACGCCATCGTGCGGGTCACGCTCGGAAGCATCTGCACCAGCGATCTGCACATCAAGCACGGCAGCGTTCCCCGCGCCGTGCCGGGCATCACCGTCGGCCACGAAATGGTCGGCGTCGTGGAGCAGGTCGGGGCGGATGTCGCCACGGTCAGGCCCGGCGACCGTGTCACGGTCAACGTCGAGACCTTCTGCGGCGAATGTTTCTTCTGCCGGCACGGATATGTGAACAACTGCACCGATCCGAATGGCGGTTGGGCCTTGGGCTGCCGCATCGACGGCGGGCAGGCGGAGTATGTCCGCGTCCCCTATGCCGATCAGGGACTCTGCCGCATTCCCGATACCGTGAGCGACGAACAGGCTTTGTTCG is a window encoding:
- the fsa gene encoding fructose-6-phosphate aldolase: MKFFIDTANLEQIRRAHSLGVLDGVTTNPSLMAKENVRGEEACFRRYIEICRIVDGDVSAEVISTDFDGMVREGERLAGLHPNIVVKLPCTADGIRAVNYFAGKNIRTNCTLVFSVGQALLAAKAGATYVSPFVGRLDDISEDGVALVAHIVRVYRYYGYRTQVLAASIRHTQHIIQCLDAGADVATCPLAAIEGLLNHPLTDQGLAKFLADHAKVNR